Proteins from a genomic interval of Channa argus isolate prfri chromosome 11, Channa argus male v1.0, whole genome shotgun sequence:
- the ccdc157 gene encoding coiled-coil domain-containing protein 157 isoform X2, producing MSHFLGRQECIESLRKDLVDLQGAILDVFSRTGPVRFSSWKFPDKLSCNLDMVALLEQYDFVDGEDTFNQHSHVVLLELVVDRLLLLLQSSNCYVEQLTSSHRREQTQQRGCQSVGLVVRHYWSNLVQFAKHKSKPKKFDSDETETVSSVSPQMSSRSEGCRHCLAPNSSTRSFKLSPHSTSCDTKDDRRSTSCQTVESSLIPCNACHQVQSILRKTGDALVDLFQSEGLPCSLQPLLAAVEDTLDLGHMTAGDVAQWANEQLRDMRRLAKHLQDVRGTVKPLEDRLATAETERENFRSQLDRTQKEFKQEVEKHQANIVQLEFSLRKAERSMKVTEQRLQDEKQQLKKEIVSLEEGKSRLEEKVAVQQDMLQALECEKHVLQEKVRVVHRLEEEACSKLQQRIQELQNQVSEMQVLLHKENAKFHSACRQQESMQAKQKSLLGRVDALDKECEELQRQLVESEERQIDLDNELQQMSKEKEQQQAQLTQEQNLSLELQKEKETLEKHIAELKHNAAELKEYVQASRERERMLVAFPELSPLAQVQPQSSYRKCTFGYGAAIAGEQYSYKSSGAGKHHPTQQP from the exons ATGAGTCACTTCTTGGGTCGTCAGGAATGTATCGAAAGCCTCCGAAAAGACCTGGTCGACCTTCAGGGGGCCATTCTGGATGTCTTTTCAAGAACCGGACCGGTCCGTTTTTCCTCCTGGAAGTTTCCCGATAAACTCTCCTGTAATCTGGACATGGTAGCTTTACTGGAGCAGTATGACTTTGTGGATGGGGAGGATACATTTAATCAGCATTCCCACGTCGTCTTACTGGAGCTGGTGGTTGACAG ACTACTGCTTCTCCTACAAAGCTCCAACTGTTATGTTGAGCAACTGACAAGCAGCCACCGCAGAGAACAAACCCAGCAGAGAGGATGTCAGTCAGTTGGTCTTGTAGTCCGACACTATTGGAGTAACTTGGTTCAGTTTGCCAAACATAAG TCTAAACCTAAGAAATTCGACAGCgatgagacagagacagtgtCATCTGTTTCTCCTCAAATGAGTTCAAGGAGTGAAGGCTGCAGACATTGTTTAGCTCCCAATTCGTCAACAAGGTCTTTTAAGTTGTCCCCTCACAGCACCTCGTGTGATACTAAAGATGACAGACGCAGTACAAGCTGCCAGACAGTAGAATCATCCCTCATTCCTTGCAATGCATGTCATCAAGTTCAGTCAATTTTGAGAAAGACAGGAGATGCTTTGGTGGATTTGTTTCAGAGTGAAGGCCTGCCCTGCTCCCTGCAGCCTCTTTTGGCTGCTGTAGAAGACACTTTAGACCTGGGACACATGACAGCAGGTGATGTTGCTCAGTGGGCCAATGAGCAGCTTCGGGACATGCGCCGGCTGGCAAAACATCTACAAGATGTGCGGGGTACAGTAAAACCTCTTGAAGATAGACTGGCAACAGCAGAAACTGAGCGGGAAAATTTCAGGTCTCAGTTAGACAGAACACAGAAAGAGTTCAAGCAAGAGGTGGAAAAACACCAAGCAAACATAGTCCAGCTGGAATTTTCACTGCGGAAAGCGGAGAGATCCATGAAAGTAACTGAACAAAGGCTACAGGACGAGAAGCAACAACTGAAGAAAG aaattgtgTCCTTGGAGGAGGGTAAGTCGAGACTGGAAGAGAAAGTAGCAGTGCAACAAGATATGTTGCAAGCACTTG AGTGTGAAAAGCATGTACTGCAAGAGAAAGTGAGGGTTGTGCACAGGCTTGAGGAAGAAGCCTGTAGTAAACTTCAACAAAGAATCCAGGAGTTACAGAACCAAGTCTCTGAAATGCAAGTACTTCTTCACAAGGAGAATGCCAAGTTTCATAGTGCTTGTCGTCAGCAAGAG TCAATGCAGGCTAAGCAGAAATCATTATTGGGGAGAGTGGATGCTCTTGACAAAGAGTGTGAAGAGCTACAGAGGCAGTTGGTAGAGTCAGAGGAGAGACAGATAGACCTGGACAATGAGCTCCAACAGATGTCAAAGGAGAAGGAACAACAGCAGGCCCAGCTTACTCAAGAGCAG AACCTTTCTTTAGAGctgcagaaggagaaagagacacTAGAAAAACACATAGCTGAGCTGAAGCACAATGCGGCAGAGCTAAAAGAATATGTACAAGCTtcaagggagagggagagaatgcTGGTGGCCTTCCCAGAGCTCAGCCCTCTGGCTCAGGTCCAACCACAGAGTAG CTACAGGAAATGTACTTTTGGATATGGAGCAGCAATTGCAGGCGAACAGTATTCGTATAAAAGTTCTGGAGCAGGAAAACACCACCCTACACAGCAGCCTTGA
- the ccdc157 gene encoding coiled-coil domain-containing protein 157 isoform X1 — protein MSHFLGRQECIESLRKDLVDLQGAILDVFSRTGPVRFSSWKFPDKLSCNLDMVALLEQYDFVDGEDTFNQHSHVVLLELVVDRLLLLLQSSNCYVEQLTSSHRREQTQQRGCQSVGLVVRHYWSNLVQFAKHKSKPKKFDSDETETVSSVSPQMSSRSEGCRHCLAPNSSTRSFKLSPHSTSCDTKDDRRSTSCQTVESSLIPCNACHQVQSILRKTGDALVDLFQSEGLPCSLQPLLAAVEDTLDLGHMTAGDVAQWANEQLRDMRRLAKHLQDVRGTVKPLEDRLATAETERENFRSQLDRTQKEFKQEVEKHQANIVQLEFSLRKAERSMKVTEQRLQDEKQQLKKEIVSLEEGKSRLEEKVAVQQDMLQALECEKHVLQEKVRVVHRLEEEACSKLQQRIQELQNQVSEMQVLLHKENAKFHSACRQQESMQAKQKSLLGRVDALDKECEELQRQLVESEERQIDLDNELQQMSKEKEQQQAQLTQEQNLSLELQKEKETLEKHIAELKHNAAELKEYVQASRERERMLVAFPELSPLAQVQPQTTGNVLLDMEQQLQANSIRIKVLEQENTTLHSSLEKMRERAQNITRNGSPQQTWSPSLASTPAEKQQNHLTLMQKSALQSSSEVRAGYNNRGKEARGGENGFESATSEGLVSAATASPLSPQIHLQILHLSTGSSATKSHTKTQNPSLLSYARALNRRRK, from the exons ATGAGTCACTTCTTGGGTCGTCAGGAATGTATCGAAAGCCTCCGAAAAGACCTGGTCGACCTTCAGGGGGCCATTCTGGATGTCTTTTCAAGAACCGGACCGGTCCGTTTTTCCTCCTGGAAGTTTCCCGATAAACTCTCCTGTAATCTGGACATGGTAGCTTTACTGGAGCAGTATGACTTTGTGGATGGGGAGGATACATTTAATCAGCATTCCCACGTCGTCTTACTGGAGCTGGTGGTTGACAG ACTACTGCTTCTCCTACAAAGCTCCAACTGTTATGTTGAGCAACTGACAAGCAGCCACCGCAGAGAACAAACCCAGCAGAGAGGATGTCAGTCAGTTGGTCTTGTAGTCCGACACTATTGGAGTAACTTGGTTCAGTTTGCCAAACATAAG TCTAAACCTAAGAAATTCGACAGCgatgagacagagacagtgtCATCTGTTTCTCCTCAAATGAGTTCAAGGAGTGAAGGCTGCAGACATTGTTTAGCTCCCAATTCGTCAACAAGGTCTTTTAAGTTGTCCCCTCACAGCACCTCGTGTGATACTAAAGATGACAGACGCAGTACAAGCTGCCAGACAGTAGAATCATCCCTCATTCCTTGCAATGCATGTCATCAAGTTCAGTCAATTTTGAGAAAGACAGGAGATGCTTTGGTGGATTTGTTTCAGAGTGAAGGCCTGCCCTGCTCCCTGCAGCCTCTTTTGGCTGCTGTAGAAGACACTTTAGACCTGGGACACATGACAGCAGGTGATGTTGCTCAGTGGGCCAATGAGCAGCTTCGGGACATGCGCCGGCTGGCAAAACATCTACAAGATGTGCGGGGTACAGTAAAACCTCTTGAAGATAGACTGGCAACAGCAGAAACTGAGCGGGAAAATTTCAGGTCTCAGTTAGACAGAACACAGAAAGAGTTCAAGCAAGAGGTGGAAAAACACCAAGCAAACATAGTCCAGCTGGAATTTTCACTGCGGAAAGCGGAGAGATCCATGAAAGTAACTGAACAAAGGCTACAGGACGAGAAGCAACAACTGAAGAAAG aaattgtgTCCTTGGAGGAGGGTAAGTCGAGACTGGAAGAGAAAGTAGCAGTGCAACAAGATATGTTGCAAGCACTTG AGTGTGAAAAGCATGTACTGCAAGAGAAAGTGAGGGTTGTGCACAGGCTTGAGGAAGAAGCCTGTAGTAAACTTCAACAAAGAATCCAGGAGTTACAGAACCAAGTCTCTGAAATGCAAGTACTTCTTCACAAGGAGAATGCCAAGTTTCATAGTGCTTGTCGTCAGCAAGAG TCAATGCAGGCTAAGCAGAAATCATTATTGGGGAGAGTGGATGCTCTTGACAAAGAGTGTGAAGAGCTACAGAGGCAGTTGGTAGAGTCAGAGGAGAGACAGATAGACCTGGACAATGAGCTCCAACAGATGTCAAAGGAGAAGGAACAACAGCAGGCCCAGCTTACTCAAGAGCAG AACCTTTCTTTAGAGctgcagaaggagaaagagacacTAGAAAAACACATAGCTGAGCTGAAGCACAATGCGGCAGAGCTAAAAGAATATGTACAAGCTtcaagggagagggagagaatgcTGGTGGCCTTCCCAGAGCTCAGCCCTCTGGCTCAGGTCCAACCACAGA CTACAGGAAATGTACTTTTGGATATGGAGCAGCAATTGCAGGCGAACAGTATTCGTATAAAAGTTCTGGAGCAGGAAAACACCACCCTACACAGCAGCCTTGAGAAAATGAGGGAAAGAGCACAAAATATCACCAGG AATGGCTCACCTCAGCAGACATGGAGCCCTTCTCTAGCTAGCACACCggcagaaaaacagcaaaatcacCTGACACTAATGCAAAAGAGTGCATT GCAGAGCAGCAGTGAAGTACGAGCGGGATACAATAACCGAGGGAAGGAAGCAAGAGGTGGAGAGAATGGTTTTGAGTCGGCCACGTCAGAGGGTCTTGTGTCTGCTGCCACTGCCTCCCCATTGTCCCCGCAAATTCACTTACAAATACTACACCTCAGCACAGGCTCCTCTGCTACTAAAagccacacaaaaacacaaaatccttCTCTACTCTCCTATGCCAGAGCTTTGAACCGTAGGAGAAAATGA
- the ccdc157 gene encoding uncharacterized protein ccdc157 isoform X3: MYKLQGRGRECWWPSQSSALWLRSNHRVATGNVLLDMEQQLQANSIRIKVLEQENTTLHSSLEKMRERAQNITRNGSPQQTWSPSLASTPAEKQQNHLTLMQKSALQSSSEVRAGYNNRGKEARGGENGFESATSEGLVSAATASPLSPQIHLQILHLSTGSSATKSHTKTQNPSLLSYARALNRRRK; encoded by the exons ATGTACAAGCTtcaagggagagggagagaatgcTGGTGGCCTTCCCAGAGCTCAGCCCTCTGGCTCAGGTCCAACCACAGAGTAG CTACAGGAAATGTACTTTTGGATATGGAGCAGCAATTGCAGGCGAACAGTATTCGTATAAAAGTTCTGGAGCAGGAAAACACCACCCTACACAGCAGCCTTGAGAAAATGAGGGAAAGAGCACAAAATATCACCAGG AATGGCTCACCTCAGCAGACATGGAGCCCTTCTCTAGCTAGCACACCggcagaaaaacagcaaaatcacCTGACACTAATGCAAAAGAGTGCATT GCAGAGCAGCAGTGAAGTACGAGCGGGATACAATAACCGAGGGAAGGAAGCAAGAGGTGGAGAGAATGGTTTTGAGTCGGCCACGTCAGAGGGTCTTGTGTCTGCTGCCACTGCCTCCCCATTGTCCCCGCAAATTCACTTACAAATACTACACCTCAGCACAGGCTCCTCTGCTACTAAAagccacacaaaaacacaaaatccttCTCTACTCTCCTATGCCAGAGCTTTGAACCGTAGGAGAAAATGA
- the sf3a1 gene encoding splicing factor 3A subunit 1 has protein sequence MPPGPVQIVQPETNTKNDTVAEETPATKPIVGIIYPPPEVRNIVDKTASFVARNGPEFEARIRQNEINNPKFNFLNPNDPYHAYYRHKVNEFKEGKAQEPSAAVPKVMQQQAMQQSQQLPQKVQSQVIQETVVPKEPPPEFEFIADPPSISAFDLDVVKLTAQFVARNGRQFLTQLMQKEQRNYQFDFLRPQHSLFNYFTKLVEQYTKILIPPKGLLIKLKKEAENPKEVMDQVRYRVEWAKFQERERKKEEEEREKERVAYAQIDWHDFVVVETVDFQPNEQGHFPPPTTPEELGARILIQERYEKYGESEEVEMEVESEDEEDGRENRDEGQPSQPDQDTQVQDMDEGSDEEDEGMKAPLPPDRPMPPPLPPTPDQVIIRKDYDPKASKPQTSVAAPDEYLISPITGEKIPASKMQEHMRIGLLDPRWLEQRDRIIKERQIEDEVYAPGLDIESSLKQLAERRTDIFGVEETAIGKKIGEEEIQKPEEKVTWDGHSGSMARTQQAAQANITLQEQIEAIHKAKGLVGEDDTKEKIGPSKPSEIHHQPPISSSMSSLPKPSPPVTAVPRLPSSVAPPVRTTLLSAVPVIPRPPVAPVVRLSPGQVITSMPPMIPAPRINVVPMPPSAPHIVAPRPPPMVVPTAFVPAPPVPQPPSAAPAPPSHPPPPHDDEPVSKKMKTEDNLIPEEEFLRRNKGPVAVKVQVPNMQDKTEWKLNGQVLNFTVPLTDQVSVIKVKIHEATGMPAGKQKLQYEGIFIKDSNSLAYYNMSNGSVIHLALKERGGRKK, from the exons ATGCCGCCTGGGCCTGTTCAAATTGTGCAGCCGGAGACCAACACCAAG AATGACACAGTGGCTGAAGAAACCCCTGCAACAAAACCCATCGTTGGTATCATATATCCACCTCCTGAGGTTCGAAACATAGTTGACAAGACAGCCAGCTTTGTTGCCAG GAATGGGCCGGAGTTTGAAGCACGAATCCGTCAAAATGAGATCAACAATCCAAAGTTTAATTTCCTCAACCCCAATGATCCCTACCATGCCTACTATCGTCACAAGGTCAATGAGTTTAAGGAGGGCAAAGCACAGGAACCATCTGCAGCAGTGCCTAAGGTCATGCAGCAGCAGGCAATGCAACAATCCCAGCAGCTCCCTCAAAAA GTGCAGTCACAGGTGATTCAGGAGACAGTTGTCCCCAAAGAACCCCCTCCTGAGTTTGAGTTCATCGCAGATCCCCCGTCAATCTCAGCATTTGACctggatgttgttaaacttactgcCCAGTTTGTTGCTCGTAATGGTCGCCAGTTTCTTACTCAGCTCATGCAGAAAGAACAGAGGAACTACCAGTTTGACTTTTTGCGGCCCCAGCACAGCCTTTTCAACTACTTCACCAAACTGGTTGAGCAGTACACTAAG ATTCTGATTCCTCCCAAAGGCCTGCTGATCAAGCTAAAAAAAGAGGCTGAGAATCCAAAAGAAGTAATGGACCAG GTGAGGTACCGTGTTGAGTGGGCTAAATTCCAGGAGcgtgaaagaaaaaaggaggaggaggaaagagagaaggaaagagttGCATATGCCCAAATTGATTGGCATGACTTCGTAGTGGTTGAGACGGTGGATTTCCAGCCTAATGAACAAG GGCACTTCCCCCCACCCACTACACCAGAGGAGCTTGGTGCTCGCATCCTAATCCAGGAACGTTACGAGAAGTATGGAGAGAGTGAGGAGGTGGAGATGGAGGTAGAGagtgaggatgaagaggatggaAGGGAGAATCGGGATGAAGGCCAGCCCTCACAGCCTGATCAAGACACACAAGTGCAGGATATGGATGAG GGATctgatgaagaagatgagggCATGAAGGCTCCCCTGCCACCAGACCGACCTATGCCACCACCACTGCCCCCGACTCCAGACCAGGTTATTATTCGCAAAGACTATGACCCCAAAG CCTCCAAGCCTCAGACCTCAGTTGCAGCTCCAGATGAGTACCTCATCTCACCAATTACTGGTGAGAAAATCCCAGCTAGTAAGATGCAAGAGCACATGCGTATTGGCCTGCTGGATCCGCGCTGGCTGGAGCAAAGAGACCGCATCATCAAAGAGAGGCAGATAGAGGACGAAGTCTATGCTCCTGGTTTGGATATCGAAAGCAGCCTGAAACAGCTTGCTGAGAGACGTACAGATATCTTTGGTGTGGAAGAGACGGCCATCGGTAAGAAGATCGGCGAAGAAGAAATCCAGAAGCCAGAAGAAAAG GTTACGTGGGATGGCCACTCTGGAAGTATGGCTCGTACACAGCAGGCAGCACAGGCAAACATCACCCTGCAAGAGCAGATCGAAGCCATTCACAAGGCTAAAGGATTGGTGGGAGAGGATGATACTAAGGAAAAAATTGGTCCAAGCAAGCCAAGTGAAATTCATCACCAGCCTCCCATCTCGTCTTCTATGTCCAGTTTGCCTAAGCCCAGTCCTCCGGTCACTGCAGTTCCTCGGCTGCCTTCCTCT GTGGCACCTCCAGTACGCACCACACTCCTGTCTGCTGTACCTGTAATACCAAGGCCCCCTGTGGCTCCTGTGGTGCGCCTTTCCCCTGGACAAGTTATAACATCAATGCCTCCTATGATTCCTGCTCCACGTATCAATGTTGTTCCTATGCCTCCATCAGCACCACACATTGTGGCCCCAAGACCACCACCCATGGTTGTTCCAACTG CATTTGTCCCAGCTCCTCCAGTACCACAACCACCAAGTGCTGCTCCTGCACCACCgtcccacccacccccacctcaTGACGATGAGCCAGTCAGCAAGAAGATGAAAACAGAGGACAACCTTATTCCAGAGGAGGAGTTCCTTCGTAGAAATAAG GGCCCAGTTGCTGTTAAAGTGCAGGTCCCCAACATGCAGGACAAGACTGAATGGAAGCTGAATGGCCAAGTGCTGAATTTCACTGTTCCACTCACAGACCAG GTGTCTGTTATTAAAGTCAAAATCCATGAAGCCACGGGCATGCCAGCTGGAAAGCAGAAGTTACAATATGAG GGCATTTTCATCAAGGATTCCAACTCCCTGGCTTATTACAACATGAGCAATGGTTCAGTCATTCACTTGGCCCTAAAGGAAAGAGGTGGAAGAAAGAAGTGA
- the slc7a4 gene encoding cationic amino acid transporter 4, whose translation MATCQQGCAPVVHLCQKLNRLKTLDDDMMATSLKRCLSTLDLTLMGVGGMVGSGLYVLTGTVAKDMVGPAVIISFLFAGFASLLAAFCYAEFGARIPKTGSAYMFTYVSVGEIWAFLIGWNVVLENMIGGAAVARAWSGYLDSIFNHAIQNFTETHIMQWNVPFLAHYPDLLAAGILVVASFFISFGVQVSSYLNHIFSTISMGVIAFILVFGFMLAEPANWSQKEGGFAPFGLSGILAGSATCFYAFVGFDVIASSSEEAKNPQKAVPIATAISLALAATAYILVSTVLTLIVPWHTLDPNSALADAFFRRGYSWAGIIVAVGSICAMNTVLLCNLFSLPRIVYAMAEDGLFFSIFARVNPITKVPVNAILVFGILMATMALIFDLEALVQFLSIGTLLAYSFVAASVIVLRFQPEKTSSKGTASSSPNPNAETSPAPSESQTITEESGELKQYESFSDKLQLVERQKTRERRGVGQLKAFWEPYLGRVLGNCEPGEVVAFCVLTLIVSSVSLCAVLEFGTKQLHLPVWSFTILLVIFSLAFLLSLGLIWIHEPQTNSKTFQVPLVPFTPGVSILINVFLMMKLSSLTWIRFTIWIAIGLFVYFGYGIWHSKEGMRELQPKDMAARYVVLPSGSLVETVQSVQPDGRVDTSVHQINASTSSTAEEYTGKR comes from the exons GGTGTTGGTGGCATGGTGGGCTCCGGGCTTTACGTTCTGACAGGAACAGTGGCTAAAGACATGGTTGGGCCTGCTGTCATCATATCCTTCCTTTTTGCAGGTTTTGCTTCTTTATTGGCTGCCTTTTGTTATGCTGAGTTTGGAGCACGCATTCCTAAAACAGGATCTGCCTACATGTTTACCTATGTCTCTGTGGGAGAGATCTGGGCTTTTCTCATTGGATGGAACGTGGTTCTGGAGAACATGATTGGTGGCGCTGCTGTTGCACGTGCCTGGAGTGGCtacctggactccatatttaaCCATGCCATTCAGAACTTCACTGAGACACATATTATGCAGTGGAACGTGCCCTTCCTTGCCCATTATCCTGACCTACTTGCAGCAGGGATATTAGTAGTTGCCtcattctttatttcatttggaGTCCAAGTGTCATCTTACCTCAACCATATTTTCTCCACTATTAGTATGGGTGTTATCGCTTTCATTCTGGTCTTTGGGTTTATGTTGGCTGAACCAGCCAATTGGAGCCAGAAAGAAGGAGGCTTTGCACCTTTTGGACTGTCTGGAATACTGGCTGGCTCTGCCACATGCTTCTACGCATTTGTGGGCTTTGATGTGATTGCATCCTCAAGTGAGGAGGCAAAGAATCCACAGAAAGCGGTTCCCATTGCCACTGCAATCTCCCTTGCACTGGCGGCAACAGCTTATATCCTGGTCTCCACAGTGCTCACACTAATCGTACCCTGGCATACACTGGACCCAAACTCCGCTCTTGCAGACGCTTTCTTCCGCCGTGGTTACAGTTGGGCTGGAATTATCGTGGCAGTAGGCTCCATCTGTG CCATGAACACTGTGCTGCTCTGTAATCTTTTCTCCCTACCTCGGATTGTCTACGCCATGGCAGAGGATGGTTTGTTCTTCTCTATATTTGCACGTGTCAATCCCATCACTAAAGTTCCTGTTAATGCTATTCTGGTTTTTGGAATCCTTATGGCCACCATGGCTCTCATCTTTGACCTGGAGGCCTTGGTTCAGTTCCTTTCCATCGGAACCCTCCTGGCATACAGCTTTGTGGCAGCAAGTGTTATTGTTTTGCGTTTCCAGCCTGAGAAAACCAGCTCCAAGGGAACTGCTTCCTCATCTCCCAACCCCAATGCTGAGACTTCCCCTGCCCCCTCAGAGTCCCAGACCATAACTGAAGAAAGTGGGGAGCTGAAGCAGTATGAATCATTCTCTGACAAACTACAGTTGGTGGAAAGGCAGAAAACAAGGGAGCGACGTGGGGTAGGGCAACTAAAGGCCTTCTGGGAGCCGTACCTTGGCAGGGTGCTGGGCAACTGTGAGCCTGGCGAAGTGGTGGCCTTCTGTGTCCTCACTCTGATAGTGAGCTCAGTTTCCCTCTGTGCTGTGCTGGAATTTGGAACTAAACAGCTGCACCTGCCGGTCTGGAGTTTCACAATTCTGCTAGTAATTTTTAGCTTAGCTTTTTTGCTTAGCCTGGGACTCATCTGGATTCATGAGCCACAGACCAACAGCAAAACATTCCAG GTACCTCTGGTTCCATTTACCCCAGGCGTCAGTATCCTCATTAATGTATTCCTCATGATGAAGCTAAGCTCCCTCACTTGGATTCGATTCACTATATGGATCGCCATAG GTCTCTTTGTGTATTTTGGCTATGGCATCTGGCACAGTAAGGAGGGCATGCGGGAGCTCCAGCCCAAAGACATGGCTGCGCGGTACGTAGTGCTACCCAGTGGCAGCCTGGTAGAAACGGTGCAGTCTGTCCAGCCTGATGGACGAGTGGACACCTCGGTGCATCAAATCAATGCTTCCACCTCCTCGACAGCTGAGGAGTATACAGGAAAGAGATGA